From a single Nicotiana tabacum cultivar K326 chromosome 8, ASM71507v2, whole genome shotgun sequence genomic region:
- the LOC107815562 gene encoding uncharacterized protein LOC107815562 — protein MGRAPCCEKLGLKRGPWSKEEDDLLINYINKHGHPNWRALPKLAGLLRCGKSCRLRWTNYLRPDIKRGNFTPEEENTIIKLHQVLGNRWSGIAARLPGRTDNEIKNIWHTRLKKRVDDKSQPQETQDIKDQQTMETSKSEENFETRSSEPENSKDNSEEISSPKTNSQIQEHPNTPSSTLSSGDSCSNTTATSASSLADESRDQILLDNLLEVDDNFWSEVLWAPAETNDYNVSDLSLSSLEENYELNSSLNDNWFWDDLFSTANELMLELPAL, from the exons ATGGGCAGAGCTCCTTGCTGTGAAAAGCTTGGATTAAAGAGAGGTCCGTGGAGCAAAGAGGAAGATGACTTACTCATCAATTACATTAATAAACATGGCCACCCTAATTGGCGTGCACTTCCCAAACTTGCAG GTTTGTTAAGGTGCGGAAAAAGTTGTCGTCTCCGATGGACTAATTATTTGCGACCTGATATTAAGAGAGGGAACTTTACTCCTGAAGAGGAAAACACCATTATCAAGTTGCATCAAGTTCTTGGAAATAG GTGGTCTGGAATTGCAGCAAGGTTACCAGGACGAACAGATAATGAAATAAAAAACATTTGGCATACTCGTTTGAAGAAGAGAGTGGATGATAAATCTCAACCTCAAGAAACTCAAGATATAAAAGATCAACAAACCATGGAAACGTCAAAATCCGAGGAAAATTTTGAAACACGTTCATCAGAACCCGAAAATTCTAAGGATAATTCTGAAGAAATATCAAGTCCTAAAACAAACTCCCAGATTCAAGAACATCCAAATACTCCGTCGTCAACATTATCTAGTGGAGATTCATGTTCAAACACAACTGCTACGAGTGCGAGTTCTCTTGCTGATGAATCAAGAGATCAAATACTGTTGGACAATTTGCTTGAAGTTGACGACAATTTTTGGTCCGAGGTACTATGGGCACCAGCTGAAACTAATGACTATAATGTTTCAGATTTGTCATTATCTTCATTGGAGGAAAATTACGAGCTTAATTCCAGCTTGAATGATAACTGGTTTTGGGATGATCTTTTTTCAACAGCTAATGAGTTGATGTTAGAATTGCCTGCATTATGA